One genomic window of Meles meles chromosome 3, mMelMel3.1 paternal haplotype, whole genome shotgun sequence includes the following:
- the SMIM23 gene encoding small integral membrane protein 23, which translates to MVTQQVGSRGQVAAELFERRRGIRCEDKKQTLLALLILVLYMGTGISGRSWEVSERIRECNYPQNPVASQGLEYQTNESTEEPIKVIRTWLKENLHVFLERLEKEVRELEQLVRDLEEWLDALLGEGHLEDPCSNFKNHL; encoded by the exons ATGGTGACCCAACAGGTGGGCAGCAGGGGACAAGTGGCAGCTGAGCTGTTTGAAAGGAGAAGGGGTATTCGCTGTGAGGACAAGAAACAG ACGCTGTTGGCGTTGCTGATCTTGGTGCTGTACATGGGCACAGGAATATCAG GAAGAAGTTGGGAGGTATCAGAAAGGATTAGAGAATGTAACTATCCCCAGAATCCTGTGGCTTCCCAG GGACTTGAATACCAGACCAATGAATCCACAGAAGAGCCAATAAAGGTCATCAGGACCTGGCTGAAGGAAAATTTGCACGTTTTCTTGGAGAGGCTAGAGAAAGAGGTGCGAGAGCTGGAGCAGCTGGTCCGGGACCTGGAGGAGTGGTTAGATGCTCTTCTGGGAGAGGGACACCTGGAGGATCCCTGCTCCAACTTCAAAAATCACCTGTGA